The Raphanus sativus cultivar WK10039 chromosome 2, ASM80110v3, whole genome shotgun sequence genome includes a region encoding these proteins:
- the LOC130508192 gene encoding uncharacterized protein LOC130508192, which yields MEVPRRSLAASISPLRLIDGLPRRRSFNYNQMPEEPIKLTVLKLDGSSFDIQVMKTATVGELKMAVEAAFSHLPITGVGKVSWPHVWAQFCLSYGDHILLNEANYLIEFGIKDGDQLRFIRHISNYCTMMVNHNSKTPHVSSLKQLKLPSRFSLKTKTWEKKATQGQEDGVESITKTQPGFLSTVFLGGWLSYKSTPSQRGTKHRNVTASSTTSHLRAFNNLIARFRFRCYSDKDVWNRKKLISENMK from the exons ATGGAAGTTCCACGCCGCTCTTTGGCTGCTTCTATCTCTCCTCTCCGCCTCATCGATGGTCTCCCTCGTCGGAGGAGTTTTAATTATAACCAGATGCCTGAGGAGCCCATCAAACTCACTGTTCTCAAACTTGATGGATCTTCCTTTG ATATTCAAGTGATGAAGACAGCAACAGTAGGTGAGCTCAAGATGGCTGTAGAAGCTGCCTTTTCTCACTTGCCCATCACTGGCGTTGGCAAAGTCTCTTG GCCGCATGTTTGGGCACAGTTCTGCTTATCCTATGGAGATCACATATTGCTTAACGAGGCTAACTACCTCATCGAGTTCGGCATTAAAGACGGAGACCAG CTTCGGTTCATCCGCCATATATCAAACTACTGCACCATGATGGTGAACCATAATAGCAAGACACCACATGTTTCTTCTTTGAAACAACTCAAACT ACCATCTAGGTTCTCACTAAAAACCAAAACCTGGGAAAAGAAAGCAACACAAGGACAAGAAGACGGTGTTGAATCCATCACTAAGACACAACCAGGCTTTCTCTCGACTGTATTCCTGGGAGGTTGGCTCTCTTACAAGTCAACACCAAGTCAACGAGGAACTAAACACAGAAACGTGACTGCTTCTTCTACGACGAGTCACCTCAGAGCTTTTAACAACCTCATCGCAAGGTTTCGTTTCAGGTGTTACTCGGACAAGGATGTCTGGAACAGGAAGAAACTCATCTCTGAAAACATGAAATAA
- the LOC130508190 gene encoding LOW QUALITY PROTEIN: uncharacterized protein LOC130508190 (The sequence of the model RefSeq protein was modified relative to this genomic sequence to represent the inferred CDS: inserted 1 base in 1 codon; deleted 1 base in 1 codon) → MGFSQAIRLNLSSYSSLSPCHQTSVNQKQKTLVAFKGKRRSLLNVKSVLNNTRPSFNDNGTAEPSKVLLDKLFARTQELEGQTSQNSVYPPPDEPLSYSSSLESELQAALMALLKREEDLHDAERKVLSEKKKLNRAKEGLEKRERVIAEASSKHESLQEELKRANVELASQAREIEELKHKLRERDEELAAMRSSLTFKERELDRMRVEISIKSKEVSVASFEFENKSQLLSQANEIVKRQEDEINLLQRALKEKEEELEVSIAAKKLEGEKLRETEASLRKQTEEWLVAQVEVSKLQEVTVKRLGEANETMEDFRRVKKLLTDVRFELVSSREALLSSRAQMGEKELLLEKQLEELEXQRRSVLSYMQSLRDARSEVESERVKLRVAEAKNFALEREISLQKELLEELREELKKERSLLEKAMLDISTIQDELDKKTNEFQVSQSLLQEKESSLVEAKLEIQHLKSEQASLELLLQEKDEELTEARNKLEEVNREVTELKMLMINREDELTQAAELLKEKDVHLHRIEDELGSSEMRVSEAEMVVERIAELTSRLVMSTTKDLISVEALEKQPRVDYGMENKRLVMELNFTRENLRLKEMEVLAAQRALTFKDEEINVVMGRLEAKERELKKLKEETDSDSEDLKMLYALAQERIEGKTMGDLAIEKLQLEAAQLEVEAATSALQKLAEMSTELLTQADMSIIDADSSFVVIPDDEVNQQENSCIDEVKTEVGRLWSLTEKLLENAGMVDGTSTCIEGL, encoded by the exons ATGGGTTTCTCTCAGGCTATTCGCCTGAACCTTTCTTCctactcttctctctctccctgcCATCAG ACAAGTGTAAATCAGAAGCAGAAGACTCTAGTTGCGTTCAAAGGAAAGAGACGTTCTTTACTCAACGTTAAATCAGTCCTGAACAATACAAGACCAAGCTTCAACGACAATGGAACAGCCGAGCCTTCCAAGGTTCTTTTGGATAAACTATTCGCTCGGACACAGGAACTGGAGGGCCAAACGAGTCAGAACTCGGTGTATCCTCCTCCTGATGAGCCTCTGTCCTACTCAAGCAGCCTTGAGTCTGAACTCCAGGCTGCGCTAATGGCCTTGTTGAAACGGGAAGAAGATTTGCATGATGCAGAGAGGAAGGTTCTCTCcgagaagaagaaactaaacCGGGCGAAGGAAGGGCTGGAGAAGCGGGAGAGAGTGATCGCCGAAGCTTCTTCGAAGCACGAGAGTCTACAAGAGGAGCTGAAGCGGGCCAACGTGGAGTTGGCTTCACAGGCAAGAGAGATCGAAGAGTTGAAGCATAAGCTTAGGGAAAGAGACGAGGAGCTCGCTGCTATGCGGTCGTCCTTGACTTTTAAAGAGCGTGAGCTGGATCGAATGCGCGTCGAGATTTCGATCAAAAGCAAGGAGGTTTCCGTGGCGAGTTTTGAGTTTGAGAACAAGTCACAGCTCTTGAGCCAAGCCAACGAGATCGTCAAGAGACAGGAAGATGAGATAAATTTACTTCAGAGAGCACtcaaggagaaggaagaagagctAGAAGTCTCTATAGCGGCGAAGAAGCTTGAGGGGGAAAAGCTCAGAGAAACAGAAGCCAGCTTGAGGAAGCAGACGGAAGAGTGGTTGGTAGCTCAGGTTGAAGTGAGTAAGCTTCAGGAAGTAACCGTGAAACGCTTGGGAGAAGCTAACGAAACCATGGAGGACTTCAGGAGAGTGAAGAAGCTTCTGACCGATGTGAGATTCGAGCTTGTTTCTTCACGGGAAGCTTTGTTATCTTCAAGAGCGCAAATGGGAGAAAAGGAACTGTTATTAGAAAAACAGCTAGAAGAACTCG GACAGAGGAGAAGCGTGTTGTCGTATATGCAAAGCTTGAGAGATGCTCGCAGTGAAGTAGAGAGCGAGAGAGTAAAGCTCAGAGTCGCCGAGGCTAAGAACTTTGCACTCGAGCGGGAGATATCACTCCAAAAAGAACTCTTGGAAGAACTACGAGAGGAGTTGAAGAAAGAGAGATCTTTATTGGAGAAAGCTATGCTTGATATCTCCACCATTCAAGACGAGCTCGACAAGAAAACTAACGAGTTTCAGGTGtcacagagtctacttcaagaGAAAGAGTCGAGCTTGGTGGAGGCCAAGCTAGAGATTCAGCATCTGAAGTCTGAACAGGCTTCTCTAGAGCTATTACTGCAAGAAAAAGATGAAGAGCTCACTGAAGCGAGGAATAAACTGGAAGAAGTGAACCGTGAGGTTACAGAGCTAAAGATGCTTATGATCAATAGAGAAGATGAGCTTACGCAGGCAGCTGAATTGCTGAAGGAGAAAGACGTCCACCTTCACAGAATCGAAGATGAGTTAGGCAGTTCCGAGATGCGAGTGAGTGAAGCTGAGATGGTGGTGGAAAGAATCGCAGAGCTGACTAGCAGATTGGTTATGTCAACCACCAAGGATCTGATAAGCGTTGAAGCACTAGAGAAACAACCTCGTGTTGATTACGGAATGGAGAACAAGCGGCTGGTGATGGAGTTAAACTTCACCAGAGAGAATCTACGGTTGAAAGAGATGGAGGTTTTAGCTGCGCAGAGGGCTCTGACGTTTAAAGACGAAGAGATCAATGTGGTGATGGGAAGACTAGAAGCAAAGGAGAGGGAACTCAAGAAACTGAAAGAAGAAACTGACAGTGATAGTGAAGATTTGAAAATGCTATACGCATTGGCGCAAGAGAGAATAGAAGGGAAAACAATGGGTGATCTAGCCATAGAGAAGCTTCAGCTAGAGGCAGCTCAGCTCGAAGTGGAAGCTGCAACGAGCGCATTACAGAAGCTTGCGGAGATGAGCACAGAGCTTCTAACTCAAGCTGACATGAGTATCATCGATGCAGATTCTAGTTTCGTTGTGATACCAGATGACGAGGTTAATCAGCAGGAAAACAGTTGTATAGACGAGGTAAAAACAGAAGTTGGGAGGCTCTGGTCATTGACAGAGAAACTCCTAGAGAATGCAGGAATG GTTGATGGTACATCCACATGTATTGAAGGATTATGA